A single region of the Populus nigra chromosome 2, ddPopNigr1.1, whole genome shotgun sequence genome encodes:
- the LOC133681436 gene encoding Golgi SNAP receptor complex member 1-2, which translates to MTDTNLELQESGWEELRREARKIEGDLDVKLSSYAKLGSRFTQGGGGGYVETGSPTVGSSRSWKSMEMEIQSSLEKLLDINDAMSRCAASAAPATSVTQKLARHRDILHDFTQEFRRIKGNILSMREHSELLSSVRDDISEYKASGSMSPRVQLLRERAAIHGSISHIDDVINQAQTTRAVLGSQRAFFGDVQGKVKLLGDKFPIIRGLLGSIRRRRSRDTLILSAVIAACTLFLIIYWLSK; encoded by the exons ATGACGGATACAAATCTGGAGTTACAAGAATCCGGTTGGGAGGAACTAAGAAGAGAAGCAAGAAAGATCGAAGGAGATCTCGATGTTAAACTCTCTTCTTATGCTAAACTTGGCTCTCGATTCACTCAAGGGGGAGGAGGAG GTTATGTCGAGACTGGTTCGCCAACAGTTGGATCCAGTAGGTCATGGAAATCAATGGAAATGGAAATTCAATCGTCACTTGAGAAGTTACTTGATATAAATGATGCTATGAGTAGATGTGCTGCGTCTGCAGCACCAGCCACTTCAGTTACTCAAAAGCTAGCAAGGCATAGAGATATCCTTCATGATTTTACGCag GAGTTTAGACGAATCAAGGGAAACATACTCTCTATGAGGGAACATTCAGAGCTTCTGAGTTCTGTCAGAGACGATATTAGTGAGTACAAG GCATCTGGTAGTATGTCCCCGAGAGTGCAGTTACTACGAGAAAGAGCTGCCATCCATGGAAGCATATCTCAC ATAGATGATGTCATAAATCAAGCTCAAACGACCAGGGCCGTTTTGGGTTCTCAAAGGGCTTTTTTTGGAGATGTTCAGGGGAAAGTGAAGCTTCTAGGCGACAAATTTCCAATTATCCGTGGCCTTCTTG GTTCTATCAGGAGGAGACGATCAAGAGACACTCTCATTCTGTCCGCTGTTATTGCTGCTTGTACGTTGTTTCTTATTATCTACTGGCTCTCAAAATAA
- the LOC133682125 gene encoding axial regulator YABBY 1, protein MASSSAAFSPDHLSSSDQLCYVPCNFCDTVLAVSVPCSSLFKTVTVRCGHCTNLFSVNMRSLLPAANQFYLGHGFFNPQINILEGMRSTGVPPSLMINQPNPNESVMPIRGVEEIPKPPVVNRPPEKRQRVPSAYNRFIKDEIQRIKAGNPDISHREAFSAAAKNWAHFPHIHFGLMPDQPVKKTNVRQQEGEDVLMKDGFFAPANVGVTPY, encoded by the exons atggcatCCTCTTCAGCTGCCTTTTCACCGGATCACCTCTCTTCATCAGACCAGCTTTGTTATGTCCCTTGCAACTTCTGTGACACTGTCCTCGCG GTGAGTGTACCTTGCTCTAGCTTGTTCAAGACTGTTACGGTTCGATGTGGTCACTGCACCAACCTATTTTCTGTGAACATGCGTAGCCTACTTCCTGCAGCTAATCAATTTTACCTTGGTCATGGTTTCTTCAATCCTCAGATTAATATCCTG GAGGGAATGAGGAGTACTGGAGTACCGCCAAGTTTGATGATCAATCAGCCAAATCCAAATGAATCTGTTATGCCAATTCGAGGTGTTGAGGAGATCCCTAAACCACCAGTGGTTAATAGAC CTCCAGAAAAGAGACAAAGAGTCCCATCTGCCTACAACCGCTTTATCAA GGACGAGATCCAACGTATCAAAGCAGGAAACCCTGATATAAGTCACAGAGAAGCATTTAGCGCAGCTGCAAAGAAT tGGGCCCATTTTCCACATATCCATTTCGGACTTATGCCTGATCAACCCGTGAAGAAAACTAACGTGCGCCAACAG gaAGGAGAGGACGTGCTCATGAAAGATGGGTTTTTCGCTCCTGCAAATGTGGGTGTCACTCCCTACTGA
- the LOC133681451 gene encoding protein GRAVITROPIC IN THE LIGHT 1-like: MTETMDTTTSTTSKQPQISEMFSKFALAFKTKTFEFFADEISDTDEGFSLLDSAEDFIPDQKVIILKPDQPLNQNQEFLSQQELRVKKSETQIKHLNTQLANTLISSVFAKVSSFEASYLQLQIAHVPFNEENIKVADKASVSVLQRLSDLKQVYRDMCKNPDSGDDLPIGSCLEAQVEENQSKLRIMGTVSNSLQAEIDKKDCEVSALKKKLIEVQKSNSLLSKRLLSSLNLNSKVLLTVKVFDSVLNDACRTMHKFTKILVGLMRKAGWDLDLAANSVHSDVGYVKRGHNRYAFLSYVCLGMFKGFDLEGFGLESDGEILCNGHDSVSVKSNSALKQLLEHVSSNPMELLSRNPTSEFLRFCEKKYQELIHPTMESSIFSNFDQNEFVLNSWRSLGMFYESFVNMASSVWTLHKLAFSFDPVVDIFQVERGVDFSMVYMADVTGRCTMPGKTRLKVGFTVVPGFKIGRTAIQSQVYLCGSTCTE; encoded by the coding sequence ATGACTGAAACCATGGACACTACAACCTCAACAACATCAAAACAACCACAAATTTCtgaaatgttttcaaaatttgCACTTGCTTTCAAGACCAAAACTTTCGAATTCTTCGCCGATGAAATTTCTGACACCGACGAAGGCTTCTCCCTCCTTGACTCTGCCGAGGATTTTATCCCTGACCAGAAAGTCATAATCTTGAAACCTGACCAACCCTTGaatcaaaatcaagaatttttGTCACAGCAAGAGTTGAGAGTGAAAAAGAGTGAGACCCAGATCAAGCATTTAAATACCCAGCTGGCTAATACTTTGATTTCTTCAGTTTTTGCTAAAGTTTCTTCATTTGAAGCTTCTTATTTGCAGTTACAAATTGCACACGTTCCTTTTAATGAAGAGAACATTAAAGTAGCTGATAAGGCTTCAGTTTCAGTTCTTCAAAGGTTGTCTGATTTGAAGCAAGTTTATAGGGATATGTGTAAGAATCCTGATTCTGGTGATGATTTGCCAATTGGATCTTGCTTGGAAGCTCAAGTAGAAGAGAATCAAAGCAAGTTGAGAATTATGGGGACTGTTTCTAATAGTTTGCAAGCAGAGATTGATAAAAAAGATTGCGAGGTTTCGgctttgaagaagaaattgattGAGGTACAAAAGTCCAATTCTTTATTGTCTAAGAGGTTGCTCAgtagtttgaatttgaattctaAGGTCTTGTTGACTGTTAAGGTTTTTGATTCTGTGCTAAATGATGCTTGTAGAACAATGCATAAGTTTACTAAGATATTGGTTGGTTTGATGAGAAAAGCTGGGTGGGATTTGGATTTGGCGGCCAATTCTGTTCATTCTGATGTTGGTTATGTGAAAAGAGGGCATAATCGTTACGCATTTTTGTCTTATGTTTGTTTGGGGATGTTTAAAGGTTTTGATTTAGAAGGGTTTGGTTTGGAGAGTGACGGTGAGATTTTATGCAACGGGCATGACTCTGTTTCGGTTAAGAGTAATAGCGCGTTGAAGCAATTACTTGAGCATGTATCTAGCAATCCTATGGAGTTGCTAAGTAGGAATCCTACGTCtgaatttttgagattttgtgAAAAGAAGTATCAAGAGCTTATACACCCAACAATGGAATCCTCGATTTTCAGCAATTTCGATCAAAATGAATTTGTGTTGAATTCATGGAGGTCACTTGGGATGTTCTATGAGTCATTTGTTAACATGGCTAGTTCTGTATGGACACTTCATAAACTGGCGTTTTCTTTTGATCCCGTGGTTGATATTTTTCAAGTGGAAAGAGGGGTTGATTTTTCAATGGTGTATATGGCAGATGTCACGGGGAGATGCACCATGCCAGGTAAAACCAGGCTGAAGGTTGGGTTCACAGTGGTTCCAGGATTTAAAATCGGGAGAACAGCTATCCAATCTCAGGTTTATTTATGTGGCTCAACATGTACAGAATAA